One Thermoplasmata archaeon genomic window carries:
- a CDS encoding cation diffusion facilitator family transporter, which translates to MTEHAHGESEASQRILRGLLVALVLAIVVLGFEAIGAVLSRSLAVTVDAVHDLPDIFAFTISYLALAGTARGRTDAHTFGSHRLEVFAAILNAFIILAAGVLFAYPAILELVNRTSLLGPIDPVWILFAAVPTLALRSASAVYLGRIPRAARDLNVRSVLVHLGTDIAITAALIADAAILVLSPGTVWIDGAVTLVVAAILIYESIPIFQGGWAVLTERVPRGVSLPVVTESILATPRVRGVHDVHIWAVCPTLVCMTAHVRVENMPMHEASEVTAELRERMERAFGIVHSVFELETEPSVPEDALPRSNGASRTAVG; encoded by the coding sequence GATCCTGCGGGGCCTCTTGGTCGCGCTCGTCCTCGCGATCGTCGTCCTAGGGTTCGAAGCGATCGGCGCCGTGTTGAGCCGGAGCCTCGCGGTGACCGTCGATGCGGTGCACGACCTCCCGGACATCTTCGCGTTCACGATCTCGTATCTCGCCCTTGCCGGGACCGCTCGGGGGCGGACGGACGCCCATACGTTCGGATCGCACCGCCTCGAAGTCTTCGCTGCGATTTTGAACGCGTTCATCATCCTGGCGGCGGGGGTCCTCTTCGCGTACCCTGCGATCCTGGAACTCGTCAATCGGACGTCCCTGCTCGGCCCGATCGACCCGGTCTGGATCCTCTTCGCGGCCGTGCCCACCCTCGCACTGCGTTCGGCCTCCGCGGTCTACCTCGGGCGGATCCCCCGCGCGGCCCGGGACCTCAACGTCCGCAGCGTGCTCGTCCACCTCGGCACCGATATCGCGATCACCGCGGCCCTGATCGCGGACGCGGCGATCCTCGTGCTCTCCCCGGGGACCGTATGGATCGACGGTGCGGTCACGCTTGTCGTTGCGGCGATCCTGATCTACGAGTCGATCCCGATCTTCCAGGGAGGTTGGGCGGTCCTCACCGAGCGCGTGCCGCGGGGGGTCTCCCTCCCGGTCGTTACCGAATCGATCCTCGCCACGCCTCGCGTTCGCGGAGTGCATGACGTTCACATCTGGGCGGTCTGTCCGACCCTCGTGTGCATGACCGCGCACGTCCGGGTCGAGAACATGCCCATGCACGAAGCTTCTGAGGTCACGGCCGAGCTCCGGGAGCGAATGGAGCGTGCGTTCGGAATCGTCCACTCCGTGTTCGAACTCGAGACCGAGCCTTCCGTTCCCGAGGATGCCCTGCCCCGTTCGAACGGCGCCTCGCGCACCGCCGTCGGGTAG